The window TCCAATTGATTGAGCAGACTGAGAGAAACCCGCTTGATTAGATCATTGTTGGAAGCTTCCTGCTTGGGACACAGATTGTGAATGTCCTCGATTAACAGCAATGTGGGTTGAGGATAATGCTTATAGGCCTGACCGAAAATTTTAGATAATTTCTTTTCGGTTTCACCTAGAAATTTACTAAAAATTTCGCCACTTTGTATGGTCAACAATTTGACTTGACCGTTGCTCTGCTCTTTGGCATAATTTGCCATTGTCTGGAGTACAAGGGATTTTCCACAGCCGGAGGAACCATAGATAAGCATTCCACGCGAAATTTTAAGACCAGCAGGTGCCTTTCTAAAGCCCATAGCAAAGTCTAGACATTCTTCAACTTGTTTTAATTGATTGTCCAGGCCGCCTATGCGGATTTGAATCAAATTGTCCTCTTTCTTCTCCTCCAGCtcatctttttcttttattagtTGTATTCTGGTAGTTTCGTTTACTTGAATGAACTTCTCCTTTGTTTCCTCATCTTTTAGGCTTAGTCCTGCTAAGGCTTCCTCCATTGAGCCTTGCCAATCGATCagtttgaattttaaatttttgttaaagaaattcaattgaatGTTACTTTTCAGGCTTAAAATTTGATTCTTCAATTGTTGTTTGAGCAATGCGGCAACTTCTTTGACTTGTAACTCCTCCAATTCCGTTTCACATCTTAAGGAGAGATTTGCAGCTGTGGTCAGTGCTTTGGTATCCAAGGATCTAATATTCAAGGATTTACCCCTTCTGGCAGCACCATGGAGCTTGAAAtctaaaataaattattgctttaatatttatattgattcCTCTTATGGCGGCGTCTTACCTCTTTCGCTTAGAAACACTGTGGTCAGAAATTGTTCTGATATGGGCCAAACGATTCTCACAAGTGGCtcttggtttttggtttctatCACCACATGCTGGCCAATATGCAATTTGGCCAATTGCATGGCCCCCTCGGATATGAATACCAACATATTCACATATTTCAGGGGCAAATCTGTAAGAGATTCCACTTCAAAGTTCCTTTGCTGCAGGCTGCTTGTAGAGATCTGCTCATTTTGTACATATTCGGCATCTTCTGGCACATCACCCGCCGTGGAGAGAATAGAGCAAATGTTGTCGTGGCCATCACGCGCCTTTGTTGGTATATGAACTTCACAGGATTCACAGTAATACCAAGTTGCCTGATTCTTTTTACTGCTACTCGACTTTGGCGGCATGGCGcacgttttgtttttaattagaGATGGACCTTATGTTAGCGATGACACTGTGTCACTATAGTTTTTACATACGAAACTATAGCTTTtgtattaaacgttaaaaaatccaaatatttttaaggaaTCGCGACTGTTATAAggtatatttttaaaatttcataatCGTTTTCGATTTATATAATAAAAGTgccaaataatttatatttatgactattataaaatatacaaaaaataattattgtaCATGATTAAAAACAGATCAAGGGAATATAATTCTTATTTCTTAATCTTTCTTAATCTTCCAATAAATTATTCTTCTCTTTcttctttaaaaattatgaaaataaatttcttaGAATGCATTTAAAACGTTTTTAGTTGCAGTTTAAAATTAGACTAATGTATCGTATTAAACACATTTTTACAttatttgattaaatatgCTGTTGTGCAGAGTAATCGAAATTGATTtctagaaaataaaaacaaataaataaaataaaatataaaaaagttttATCCCTCCCATAGAATTCTTCtccaaagttttttttgttgtcagGCAGAAACTATAAACTTTTGTATTTTTAGAAAAGAAACCTGgaattctatatatttttttgcaaactgttgaacttaattttaacataaattaATTAAGATTTCTTATTCATACAAGATAAGTTTTTAAATGTTTGAAATTCAGTAAAAAAGAAGGTAAAAATAAGGTTACAACAAATTTGTACTTAACCGAAATTGAGAGTACAGGAAAATTATTAATTAGATCGATCGTCTTTTATAtagtagttgtagtagtagtagtataAAAACGAATGGTGGCTGGTGGAAAAATGGAAGATAAAGAAGtgataacaaagaaaaaaggacTAAGATAAAAGACTATTTAAATTTGCAGATGGAACGACGAATGATTTAAGCCCCCCCAAACACATAGAGACCCGTTTTACTTGGCCTTCTTGGactctttctttttgcttaaACTGGAGCTAGTAGAATGATGCTCCTCTTTGTCTTTATTGTCTTTCTCCTTGCTGggtttctctttcttttcggGTTTGTCCTCTGGATGATCTTCATAGCTATAACAAGTatggaaattcaattttagaAGTGATCAAATTTTAAATCATGTCGAAATACTTACGCAAAAAGGACCTTCAGTTCTCCCCGGATTAGAGCCACCAGCAGAGGTGTGCCCATGCAGGCGGGTACCAGATAAAGCAGGGCAGGTTGCGCATGCTTAAACACATGCATTACAAATATTGTGGCCAACAGACCCAAGAAATATGCGGCCAATGTTGAATAAAAGTATATTCTGGTCTTACGCTTCTTGCCCGAAGAAGCCTCATCGAAACGCAATAGCAGAGCAATGAATATACCGGGTATAACAATATCACCCAGGCCTAACATGGCGAAGTTCGAGGCTCCCAGACCGTGTTCGATCAAGTCCTGGGGGAAGACTAGCTTAATGGGTGCCTCAAAGCTTTTGGCCACTGTGACCATGACATTGGTGCCAAACACCCAAAAGATGTCATAGAAAAACAAACCGGACAGCAAAATGACACCAGTGACGAAATTGTTCAAATGCAACATTTCGACGCCATTAACGGCGAAGGCCAAACCAAAGAGGTTATTGGCCAACCAGTGTTTCTTCAGGAGATACCAAACGCCAATGCCCGAAGAGATGACCAGGCATACAATGTCGTGGGTGGagaatttataattaataatatcCTCTTTGTGTTTACCCTCGCCCTTGGTAAAGAGAATGTGGAAAGGTACTTTGGGGACTACGGCAGGCATTAGAGACGTTATCACAGGACTCAGCAGGTGGGCCAGGGCTATTACTCCGAGGACAAAGAAATAGCCGGTAAGCAAATAATTGATGTGAACCTTTTGGAATACCTTGAAGAACAAATAGAGGCCAAAAAGTGCTGCCGATGCAATCAATGGGAAATACATGGCATCCTTTTTTGTCATGGTATCGGCCTTTTCACCAGTCGACTGTGAAGcgtataaaaaaaatgcattattACCTTTGACAAAAGCTCTTGGATTAACTGTTGTTACCTTTTTTAACTTGTGCAGCTTAACGGAACGTATGGAACCTAATATAATGGGTAACATAGCCATTATCACCAGACTTCCATATGCCACAGCCATACCCTCAGGGGTGGATGGCGGcttcttttcgctcggtgtcGCACTTGCATCGGCGGTATTGTTCTTTGCCGTTACATTCTCAAAGATGCCTTTTATGACTTCTTTGACAGTACCAATCACTGCATCCGCCATCGCGAGATCTTGTTTTCTAAGCTGTGTGTTTCTACGCGAAAATGACACGCAGCAGGAACACGTCAACAGTGCTGCCAATAGGTAATTTGTGATGTTCCGCTAGTTTTGGCCAGATGAGCTATCGATTTCACCAACGTTGCCACATCGTCGATTTCTACGTGACACGAAATTCTATTCAttattaaaaatctttttttcaACTTTCTAATTAAACATAAGAATATTGATGTAACACATGTTGAGGATTTAGTTaatttgcagttttttttctaGCTAGAAATGCCCTTTATAGGatttacacatatgtatatataaagatataatAATGGTTAAATTAGGCACCTAATTGCTTATAAAGAATCGGTACATAATCATCAAATTCAGCCTGATAAAGATTGGCGGCAATTGGATcccccaaattatatttctcagCGAATTTGGCAATCTTAAAACCACCACGATCGTCTCCACTATTGTTGGGCAAACGTTTCTCATCGAATTTCAGTTCACATTTCTGCTCATAGATAAGGAAGACGTAACGATGCAAGCCGGTTCCCTCTGGAGGACCTGAACCAATGTAGGCAGACAGTACCTCTCCCTTGTCGATCTTATTTCCAGGAATGTTGCCCACCAGCCAATGATGCCATTCACGGAATTTTGGATCCTTGCGGCTTGGTGCATCAGGATCGGTCATGCACAGAGTATAAAATTTCGAATCATCAGCCTCCCACTTAACTGAAGGCTGGTTTTTAACctgtgacaaaaaaaaagcagaaattAGCTCAATTGAAagattatttaattttgcatattttttacTTGTGTTGGTGTTAGCACCACGCCGGGTTGAACGCTTATGCCGCCATCATATTCCACACAAGCCGTAGCGTTTGGAGCTTTGGCAATGACATCAGGCACTACACAATGTTCTTCCATATTCTTGGCAACCGAAGATGATGAATGTCTACGAATAATGAATTCCTGCAACTTGCCAATTGAACAATTTTTACCCAACGATAGCGATGAACTGAAGAATTTAATGGCTGCCGGTGAATTGACATTCACAGCGGATGCAGCGACTTTGGAAATCTTCAAGGGTTCATTCGACTTGGGCGTCAAGGAATAGCACCGGATCAGGCGCTGCCCTAAGGCCAATCTTGCTCGATTCATGTTGATCTTGTTGTATCTGTTAATTGCTGAAACTAATTTACTAATAAAGGAAATTTCCTTGACCACTTTTTGCCATTCACCCTGGGTGGCAATTGCTATCGATATAAAATGTATCAAATCTGCAATGTGGTggaaattttgaattgaaaaaATGACTTAGAATGAGTTAATTTTCCAAGATGACAAAGACAAAAAgatttcaaaactttttatgaaaataattGGTTTTAATTCAACACATCGTTTTGTTTAAGACTAAAAACTATATCTAGCGAATGTCGTGATTTAACAATTATGAaggaacaatttttttttttgggtttttgtttagtttggAATGGGACGGGGACTGTGATGTTTATTAATAATGAAATCAGACCTGGTACCGCTTCCTTTGGGTCTGCTGGTGTCATGCCTTGCGAAAAATATCACTCGAACCATAAGAGAATCGTCGCTGGTCCTTGTCTCCGTGTCCATTACCTGCGACCAAAACTTCTTCATCAAACTGCGACACTCGCTGCATTTTGGGTCGCATTAAGCCTCGCACATCATTCAGTGAGATATCCAGATCCTTGAAGGCATTCAACATAAATACAGCGGTAATGACAATAAGGAATCCGCAAATATCACCCAATATATCATCGAATCGCATATCAGTAAACTCCTTGAATAATATCGCCGAAGCGGTAATTACCAAAGTTGTGAACATGACATAGTAAACTGGTGTAACAATGCTCGTATTGAATATATCCAATGCCTTGTTGAGATAATTCATTTGAATTGCTATAAAGGTGACTGTGATTACAATTAAGAACCATGGCATCCAGGTGAGGAAGACATTGCCGCCATTGGCAAGAGTCTGTCTTATAGCCAGCCCCAAGGCCTTGCAAGACATCACTGTTAGCGATCCAATACCCGAACAAAGGAATATATACACCACAACATTGGCATGACCATGACGGGGAGCCACAAAGCAGGCCACAAATGCACTGGAACCAAATATGCATATGACATAGAGTATGAAAACTGGATCCTGTAGCATGTTAAAGAGCACTTGCAAGTCCTCAATTTCCTTCTCCTTTGGCGAGTGAATCACAATTATCGTTGAACCCAATATGCATAGAAAACATCCCAGTTTACCCAACAAATTGAGTTTCTCGTTGAGGAAACGTGAAGCCATTACCGCTGATATGATAACACTGAGAGCACCCAGAGGTGTGACGAGAGACGCCGGAGCAAAGGCATAGGCAGCGAAGTTGGCCGCCTCACCCAGTCCCACtgtaaagaaagaaattgaTTATCTTTGATTGCCCCTTCATAAAGACATTGTTCTTTTATTCCACTCACTTGTCAGCAGACCTGCCCACCAAATCCATTCCCTCAGGTAACCGAATCCTCCAGCTGCAGCTCGCACCTCACCATGTCGACTAAGGCGCAGGAGAGCCTTCTTTTTAATAATGAAACTGGAGCCAATGAAAAAACAGGAAAATATGGCCAAACCAACTCCGATGTAAAAGTCCGTGTTGTAGTACGGTGCAGCCACAGTGGGTGTGGCTGAGTTCAAATTGGTGTCTGATGCCATACTGCTACTACCACTCCCCGTCTGCTGCTGCAGTGATGAGGCTTCGCTATTCATTGTTGATCTTTAATCTATGCGCTCCAACCTCTTGTTTTTACTTATTTACAACAACTCAATTTCGACTTGTTAGTGATTCACTTAAATAGTGGGGGAGGCCAGATAAAAATAGTGGCGGCAAGTAGCGTTGCCAGATGGCGAAATAAAAGAACGGCATCAATTGTGAGCCACTGCAATTTAACTGCTATAAAAACAAGCGGGAAAATTCAAAAACTAAAGTATTTGTAAACTGGGTCAAATAACgataatttattaaaacatGAAGCGATGATGTCCTGCATCTCGAACACTATCCAGTTCCATGAGTTCCTCAACCTAGTTTTGGTCGTACCCATCTGCAACAAAAGCGCAAAGGTACTTTGGCCAACATGTTGTCATAGTTTTAGCATTTGTTTAATCAATAAAAGTATGTCGTCGTGTATTTGTCTGGGTCCCAAACGTGCGGGCAAAACTCATCTTTTGATGGCCCTGCAAGATCCAGATTCCATTGATTCCACCAGCTATTCGATGCCCACCATTGGCACTGGAATCTATCGAATTAATTTCCCTGTCCAGTCGCCGTCAGGTGATTCAAATCCCAACAAACATCTGCCAAAATCCATACAAATTCTTGAGATAGGCGGTAGTATGGCTCCACTGTGGCGTCAGTACTTTGAAGATGTCAAAAAACTCATCTATGTGGTGGATACTTCCAATCTATGCCAGATTTCAGCAGCTGGTGTCCTCTTCTATTCGATCTTAACTGAGCCACGATTACAGAAAGTCAAAATTTTATTGGTACTAAGTAAAATGGATTATTCTTATCGCCAGATGCGCAATGAGGCATTACTTATGCTCCAAATGTCCAAGCTGCAGAAGCAAATCCGTCAACAGGTGACAATTGTGGAGGCCAGTGCTGTTACCAAGGTGGGATTAGACGAAATTTATCAATGGCTGCAAAGGCCCTAAATTATGAAATATCTTAAATCTCGGTTAATAAAATCAACTGACACGgattaaatttagttttcattcatttaatGAATATTTGAAACGATTTTACAACTTATAGTGCAAGTCCATAAACTGAATATTGCTGGATACTTCCAATGAATCGGGTGCCACATCTTGGGCGGCAGTTAGATACGATTTAGCTGCCATTACATCACCATTTTGAGCAGATAATACGGCCAAATTGTTCAAGGCAGCTCCGTGTCGAGCATCTGAGGTGAGACAGAGCTGGAGACATCTTCGGGCCAGCAGGAAATCACCAGAAGTTAAAGCCACAAAGCTAAGATTATACCAAACATCGGCGCGTTGTTCGGCCAGCGAGGATGTCGATGCTGATGTTACCAAGGCCAAAGCTCTCTGGAAACAGGGTAAGACCAAATCAATTTGTCCGCCATAGAGGCAACAGAGAGCTATATTACAGTAAAGCTCAACAGAGTGAACGCCTAGCGACAGGATGCGACGATAATACATAAGAGCCATTTCCGGATTGTTATCATAGAAATAGTTCATGGCAATATTGGCCAATGCTTCGATATTTATGGGCTGAAGTTTGGCCACCAAACGATAGAGTTGCAAGGCATCTTCCTGCTTCGGTTCTCCCATGCTCTGATAGACGCGTGCCTGCTCCAATCTGTAGGTGATATCAAAGGGTCTCTGCTCCACTATCTGGCCAATAAGAATTAGAGCCCTTTCCGGTTGTTTAAGCCTCTGATAGACACGTGATAGCAACAAATATGTGTCCGGGTGAGGAAAAACATTCAAGGATTGCAATAGACAGGGCTCCGCACGTCGCGGGTAGTTGAGGGCCAAGAGGCAACGGCCCATTTGCTGTTGCCACCACCAATCGAAACGGGGTGAAGGCTCACTGGGATTCGATGGCCTTTGCCTTTGCACCTCCATGACGGCCTGACACAAGGAATAGGCCTTCTGCACATCCGCCTCGTGATAGTAGAGAAATTGAAACAAGGCCTTGACCAAGGTCTGACGTTCGGCATAAATGGTTGGATTCAATCTGGATGCCTGATATAACTTTGATGTGGCATCGGCCACATTGAATGCCGTGGCCGAGGTGCTTCTAACCCGAGCAGCGGTGCCACAACGTGATACCGGGCGAGATGCCGAACCAGGACGACTCAAACTAGTGCCCGGCCGAGCCACTGCGGCCGCTGAAGTGGGTCTCGACGTGGTGCTGTTAAGCCGCCCATCACTAGAATGTCGATTCTTCATTAGCTGACTGGTCGATGGACGCGGCTGGAAAGCTGTCTTGATGCTACTGCCTGGTCGGGCAGCGGTGGCTATTCTCTCGAATTCCACTTCCTCTTGGGCTGCAGTGTGTGAACAAAACCTCTGACTAAAATATATACTAATATACATAGTTATATTCTATGGACTTACCCTCATTGCCGGCCACATCGTCTGCCTCCAAGTCATCCAAATAGACACGCTGGGTTAGGGCACGCATTTTTAATTGCCAAACGCCCTCCATCAGCCATGTGGGCATGGCATTGTCTCCACCTGCTCGTCGAGGTTCGTTTCTTCGCCTGGGGCCAATGCGTTGCAAATTGCTACCgtatctgctgctgctgctgttagtTTCCCCTCCTCCTGCCGccgtagttgttgttgctgctgcctgatcctcctcctcatcctcCTTTTCGTTGGTGGCAAACATTTGAACATTGTTTTCGTGACCAGACTGCAATAGGGCGTTGCACATCTCTGCACATTGCTCATACGAACGACGGCGATAGAGAGAGACGGCTCTGAAATATTCTAGCTCCATTGTCCACCCGTCCACCAGTCCGTTCGTCCGATCGTCCTTTCGTCCCTACGTTCCCTCGACCTGTTTTCCTATCCTTACGAAGATGAAGCTGTGTGGTTGCTGTTTCTGTTAATTTCAAGTGTTTGAATTCCTTGGGCAGCAGCTttgctgtttcttttttttttttttgggtttcgGTTTGTCTCCTTCTCTCTGCTCGCTTCGTCTACGTCTCCTCCTCCTCTGTCAGTTTCTGGTTGGAATTTTCAAACCGGATGCGTGTCATTCCTTTGGTTCCCCACTCTTCTTTAAGGTCTTCTCGTTTTGTCTTTAGTTTGCCTTGAaatgttgtcgttgttgttgttgctgctgctgctgctgctgatgatgatggtcTTCTAATTTCTCTATGACCATAATTCGTTTGGTTATTCTGTTcctctctttttgttttgggtttttattttcttatgatgaggtttaatttgtttttaaaatccTTTCGTCTTTTTTGTGACTATTAGAAGGGTCTTCCGGTATGGCTTTCAATATGGTTGCCATGACAAAGTTGGCCATAACAAAATGACTCAGTAGTTCGATTTCTAATAGGGCGACTTTAACACAAACACTAAAATCGGAACCAATTATATTgcttaaaaaattaatgataATTTAATTGTTGGGATTAACAGTTTATTAAACATCATATTTAAATACATTCAAGACAAATCGATCGACATCTAATTGATTTTATATCCGTTTTTTAGGTACATTTTAAATctaacttttaatttaattattcgaGTGGCCtgaaattttgaatcttaAGTAAATTTACCATGCCGCAGACTAGAAAATATATTCGatctaaataaaatattgaaaatattctaaattaatgtacatatatacataacatAAATTGTCTCATTGAAATAATTTAGCTTAAATATTACAAGATTCAAAGAGTTTTTAATATGCTTGCCTTTTTTGCTTTATCCAGTTACAATTCACAACTGGTTTTAGTGTTAAAATAGCCTTACAATTCTAGAGTTGTTAGCAAACTCTGCTGATGAGAGTAGCTTGGTAGCTCTTGAAATAgcgctatacagacaacctgataattttttgttttcccgAAAATGTCCTCGAGCCTGCTTATTCGAACGGTTTTTGATAAAGTATTGTTTTGCATTAAAACTGTTATATCCATTAACTTAACTTAAATTTCTAAAATATCTTATAAGGTAGAAAATACTTATTTGGGATGAACTCTttacttaaaatatttttattcacagAATGAAAAATGTTGgttaatattgaaaaaatcgaATAAAATGTATGTTTTGACAGTTAAAAAGGACTTTTGTTATTACTAAAAATAAATAGTTACTTTTCTTACCTTCAATATGGCACACTGAAGACggcagttttttttgtttttaattttttgtatatatttgcTACAAGGCCATCCCTGAAAATACTTTAAAGAGCCACTGTCCTACCCAAAGAGATTAATTTAGTTGAAAAGGCATTTTTTAGACtaaacattaattttaaattcgTAAAGAAAATTGATTATTAATTGTCTTAAATTTATAGGTGCAATTTATAGGCATTTTTTAAATGGATTTTGGGAAAattttattccttttgtactaccataaaaatcattttgatTCCGAGATTTTCATTGTATCTAAATATTTACATGAATCTCTAAAAAATGTGTTTTGTTTCTAGAAATATTCTTAGGGCTGTCCCGACAATTTCATCTATccaatttttattgattatgaCCATAGCTTGCAAAATCCTTGGGTTTTAAACTAAATTGGAACACCtatgaaaatttgtttgtaaTATGAAGAAAATTTTGAACTACTAAAAGGCTCAAGGTCCGCGCTTTTGACTAGAATTTTGTTTACGAAAAGTTTTTACTGCTTTTTAACAACTTTTAAAATAGATTTTAGATGTAAAGTGTTCAttggacaattattattaatttactccaaaattcataaatataaatttaataaaaacttaATGTTTTTCTTGGATTCTAAGTCGTAATAGATCcataaccaaacaaataagtgaaaataaaagtatgacaaatttaataataataatggtaAAGAGCTCAGTCTGCATTTAACAACCATATAACTTGTAGGTTGTTTGTTTTCGCAAACTTTTGCCAAGAGTTGTGAGTAAATTCCTTTCAAGTCataacgaaacgaaacgaaatgaatATTCAGGTGTGAAAATTAATGAAGTTTTTAGCACGTGGCACACAGAGTATTGAGTATTTAGACCCGGTAATAATACATTCCCAGACGCCACTTACCAAAACAACATCATCTCCGTTTCCATCTTCCTCTCCTtatccatcatcatcatcgtcagtATTATCGTCATCTACATCATCAGTTCTGGCTTGTCTAATTAATAATTCGTTTACCGActgtaaaataaaattgtgataaaaaaaaataaagaaaagaaaagaggaaaataaaacaaaaaatgctgACGCATTTAATATAAAGCCAAAATGCTGATAAGCgcaaaatatatcaaatattCTTCTCaggcccaaaaaaaaaaacctttttgaaACGGAAATGACAAGATAATGAACTAAATACTACACATGtatccatatatatgtatatatacctacatattttGCATATATAACCTgctaaaactttaaaaatctatttagtgaattattcaaattttgatTAGCATCGAAGTTACGAACCGTGGGAGCAAAATTTAGAGCCAAAACCATTGAgccagagcgagagagagagatggagtcACAAGAGGGGAGAGGGTTGGAGGCTGAGGTGATGGTGGTGGGAGAAGGCGGAGGAGGTGACTCTCTGTGTTGGCTTCTAGGCTGATAAATATTTGACTTTTGCATGCCAGCGCGATGAGTTCAGCATGAAACGATAGCGGGGCAAAATGACTTAAGAAAGGGGGATGGGGGCAAAGGGGGGATGCGGTGCCGGTCCCGGTTGCCGCTCATTTCATTTCCAAATATTTATCAACAAATATTTGGTGcttatcatttttttgttgtgcatATATTCTGCCAGAGACTATGTGTATCTCTCTCGGTATTATGGCTCACCCCTTATCCAGTTGGAGTCCAATAATAAGTTGTGTTAATTTTTTGCTGATTCTCAGCGGATTTTGCCTGAACACCTGCCCCTGAGGTTCGCCCAATGATCAGCATCAGTAAGAGTTTCGAAGTTTCAATATACATTTTGCATATATCATTTATTGCTCAATTGCTTCGTCATTATTTAGCATCTTGTGGCGATCCCATTTTGCTGACTTGACGATAAATTGTGATCTGAAAATGAAATGGAGCGGCATCCCAAGTGAAATGATTCAATATTAACAACTCAAGACATGAATGTTTTCCCCATAAATATCTACTAAAATCTCCTAAACTTCTATTATTGTTATCCGACTTTGATTTGACAAGAAAGCTATATATCTTTAAGATACCATCTTGCATTATCTATCTCTTAAAGATTGCCAAGATATATCGTATATCTCTTGAGGAACGTTAAAAGATCATCTTGCACAGGTTAATAAAAGATGATCATCTCAAGATTTTTAAGATATATAAACACTTgtttctatgtatatatatattccacaggttaattaaaattatacacGTGTTCACAATCACTTTggattttttcatttttctttttagttctttatttctaaattgtaAACAGACCTAAActataattttaattactaAAATTCCACCTGACATATGGTTTGAAAATTCTGGATGATGATggcataaaaatgaaattattaattattattatgtaaATACTAACCGTTAGCGTAAGTGAAAAACAGCTTTCCAcgtttttcaaatttaattaactttagTTATATGTTCATGGCTGTATTCTAGCCTTTAGATCAGGTGGCAAGAGCTGAAGTCGAATTTATGGTCATGTCTTGAGGGATAAAAAGGACAGTAGTATTTGACATATCGAACTAAAACTTAAGACACAAATATATGATTTTCTTATCTAT is drawn from Drosophila willistoni isolate 14030-0811.24 chromosome 2R unlocalized genomic scaffold, UCI_dwil_1.1 Seg167, whole genome shotgun sequence and contains these coding sequences:
- the LOC6642383 gene encoding tetratricopeptide repeat protein 8, yielding MELEYFRAVSLYRRRSYEQCAEMCNALLQSGHENNVQMFATNEKEDEEEDQAAATTTTAAGGGETNSSSSRYGSNLQRIGPRRRNEPRRAGGDNAMPTWLMEGVWQLKMRALTQRVYLDDLEADDVAGNEAQEEVEFERIATAARPGSSIKTAFQPRPSTSQLMKNRHSSDGRLNSTTSRPTSAAAVARPGTSLSRPGSASRPVSRCGTAARVRSTSATAFNVADATSKLYQASRLNPTIYAERQTLVKALFQFLYYHEADVQKAYSLCQAVMEVQRQRPSNPSEPSPRFDWWWQQQMGRCLLALNYPRRAEPCLLQSLNVFPHPDTYLLLSRVYQRLKQPERALILIGQIVEQRPFDITYRLEQARVYQSMGEPKQEDALQLYRLVAKLQPINIEALANIAMNYFYDNNPEMALMYYRRILSLGVHSVELYCNIALCCLYGGQIDLVLPCFQRALALVTSASTSSLAEQRADVWYNLSFVALTSGDFLLARRCLQLCLTSDARHGAALNNLAVLSAQNGDVMAAKSYLTAAQDVAPDSLEVSSNIQFMDLHYKL